AATGAAGGATGAGGTAGAATTTTCATACACGGATTACGAATTTTCAGTGTTTCATCTGTGTTCATCTGTAGCTGAATAGTTACGAGTTCAGGCTTTAGAAATCTGGATATAAGATTCCACGAAATTAAAAGCAAGTAATTGGTAAATGGTAATTGGTGAATGATAACTAATTACCATTCATCAGTTACCATTTACCAAAAGGTTGGAGGTAGAAAATTGAAATTTAAAAAAGGATTAATGGTAGGTTTTTTTGCCGGAATAATCAGGGTGATTTTAAATTTATTAAAATATAAGCTATTTAAAAGCTATTATATTCTTCCCGCTCTATATTCACCTCGATTAAATGGTGACCCAACTCAATGGCTACTACAAACAGCACTTACAGATTTAATTGTGGGTATACTTTTTGGTCTGCTTTTTGTTTTGTTAATTAACGCCTTGTCAGGAACCAAAATAAAAAGAGGGCTGGGATATGGATTTGTTATGTGGGTGATTAGTGAGTTACCCTCCTTACTTATGGCATATACAGCCCGGATGATAGATTTAGGGTTAATTACCTTGTGGGGAATAGCCGGATTAATAAGCAATTTTGTAATTGGGATGGGAATAGTATTTATTTATGACCTGATGTTAAAACAAGAAGTTAAAGGGGGTAAAGAATGAAAAAAATACTTATTTTAGGGATAGGAGTTAATTTTTTATTCACAAGCATAAGTTATGCCTGTTTGGGTGCAAGACCACTTTCGATGGGTGGAGCGTTTGTGGCGGTTGCGGATGATGTTCATTCCTGTTACTGGAATCCAGCAGGTATGAGCAATATTAAAAGGATAGAACTTACCGGGATGAAAACGATGAATAATCGAGATGTGATTAGCTATCAGGAATGGTATGCCGGGGCGGTTAGAGCAGGCAACGCGGCGGGCATAGGGGGAAGTTATATTCATGAAATAAGTTGGATAGATGAAACAGAAAATACCACTGGCAGAAACTATGTTTTTGACGAAAAGTGGAAGGTATTTTCTATTGGTGGTTACGGCACCGGGATATTGAAAAATACTGCCTTTGGAGTTAACATTCGGAAGATTACTTATTCCCTGATGACCGGTAATGGAACAGGAGCATCAACCTGGGGCGGTGGAGCGGATTTTAGAAACAAAGGCTACGAAACAGACTCACTGGGATACGATATTGGGATTCTGCATAATCTCAATGAACACTTTACCATCGGAATTTTGATTCAGGATGTAAATAAACCTAAAATAGACTTTTCAAATTCACCATTAAACAAAAAATATGAGTATGTCCGTAATTTTAGACCTGGCGCCGCCTGGAAACCAGATGATAAAACTATCTTCTCTATTGATTGGTATGACTTTATTTTAGACAATATCTATGATGAAGATATGGAGGGACAAAGTGGGGTCAGGGTAGGTTTTGAACGGTGGTTGACTGATGGATTTGCAGTTAGAGCCGGACTTTATGGAAGGAGTTTCCATACGATTGGTTTTGGCTTAAGAGGAAGTCCGCAGTTTACAAAAGTAGAAATTTCCGGAACCAAAAAACAACCCTCTACTTTAGAATTTCAACTTGATTATGCACTTTTAGAAAGTAATGGTGCGGGAACGCATCTTTTATCTTTAACAACTAAGTTTTAATCGTTGCTTTAATAATTTTGAACTATTACGAAAAATTTATATAAGGAGGAATTTTAAAATGGTTGTTTTAGCTGTCCCAAAGATTTTAAGAGAAAAACTTACTGACCAGGGAGTTGATGAGTTCATTACTATTATTAATAAGGTTGAGGATAATGTAAAGAAAGATTCTATTGTCATAGCCGAAGAAAAATTTGAAAGAAGACTTTCTGAGGAAAATTCAAAACTTGATAATCGGATTACTGAAGAGACTGCTAAACTTGATAGGCGGATTACTGAAGAGGTGGCTAAACTTGATAATCGGATTACTGAAGAGGTGGCTAAACTTGATAGGCGGATTACTGAAGAGGTGGCTAAACTTGATAGGCGGATTACTGAAGAGGTGGCTAAACTTGATAGGCGGATTACTGAAGAGGTGGCTAAAATACAAACACAGATAGCTCAATTTAAAACAGAGATTATCAAATGGATGTTTCTTTTCTGGATTGGACAACTTGTTACCGTTGCAGGACTTATAAAATGGCTAAGATAACTGTAAGTACTCAAATAGCGTTTAAAAAGAAGAATGAAAATTCGAGGTTAGGAATTTGGAATTCGGGAAAGGAATATACTTTTTTAAACTTTTAACTTCATTTTTGGATGAAAGGATATGATTATGAAAAAATTAACTATCTTGGTAATAGGAATGGGGTTAGTATTACTTAATCAAAAAACTGGCTTTAGCTACTTTGGTGAAGGCGTCGGGGCAAGGGCATTAGGTATGGGAGGAACTTTTGTCGCGGTAGCCGAAGGAATTGATAGTTGCTTCTGGAATCCTGCCGGATTGGGGAATATAAAAGAGTCAGAACTAACAATTATGCGCACAATGAATAACCGAGAGATAACTACTTATCACGAGTGGTTAGCGGCAGGAACTAAATTGGGTGATTATGGAGGAATAGGAGTGAATTATGTGCAGTTTAAAGCAGGATTCAAATGGTACGAAAAGGAAACTGATGACCTGACTCATTATGCGATTGACGATGAATGGGTTGGTTTAGCCTTTGGAGGTTATGGAACGGGACAATTTCAAAATGTCGCAATGGGTGTTAACATCCGAAAAAGAACTTCATCGCTTTTGGTCGGAACATCTGCGGATGATTTCAAATGGTCTGATTGTCCACCAACAGGACATACAACAGATGTTATCGAGTATGATGTTGGTATTTTGTATCATGTAAATAAGGAATTCTCACTTGGGCTTATCGTGCAAAATTTAGATGAACCGGTTATCCATTATGGGGAAGATTCGCCAATTTACGATTTTTCCTGGAAAAAAATTATTAAACCAGGGCTTGCCTATAGACCAGATGATAAAACTATTTTTGCGATAGATATTTACGATTGGACATTAGATAATGTATATGATACAAAGATAGATATGGGACAAAGTGGGGTACGCGTAGGTTTTGAGAAATGGTATGAGGATAAACTGGCGATACGGGCAGGGCTTTTGAATAAATATTATCATACTATAGGATTTGGGGTTAGAGGGGAATTAAAGAGGTTTTTCCCGGAATTAAAATATGATATTGATTATGCCTTATTACAAGGTGGTGGAGCAGGAACGCATTTCCTTTCTTGCACGGTGAAGTTTTAGACAAAGGATAGAGGTCAAAAGACGGTGGTGTCTTAATCTAGTGTCGCGTTGAACAAA
The DNA window shown above is from bacterium and carries:
- the traF gene encoding conjugal transfer protein TraF, coding for MKKILILGIGVNFLFTSISYACLGARPLSMGGAFVAVADDVHSCYWNPAGMSNIKRIELTGMKTMNNRDVISYQEWYAGAVRAGNAAGIGGSYIHEISWIDETENTTGRNYVFDEKWKVFSIGGYGTGILKNTAFGVNIRKITYSLMTGNGTGASTWGGGADFRNKGYETDSLGYDIGILHNLNEHFTIGILIQDVNKPKIDFSNSPLNKKYEYVRNFRPGAAWKPDDKTIFSIDWYDFILDNIYDEDMEGQSGVRVGFERWLTDGFAVRAGLYGRSFHTIGFGLRGSPQFTKVEISGTKKQPSTLEFQLDYALLESNGAGTHLLSLTTKF
- a CDS encoding coiled-coil domain-containing protein; its protein translation is MVVLAVPKILREKLTDQGVDEFITIINKVEDNVKKDSIVIAEEKFERRLSEENSKLDNRITEETAKLDRRITEEVAKLDNRITEEVAKLDRRITEEVAKLDRRITEEVAKLDRRITEEVAKIQTQIAQFKTEIIKWMFLFWIGQLVTVAGLIKWLR